TATCATTTGAGTATGTAGTTTCATCTTCACAATTTTGCTCAACTACTAAAAAATCTTTATAAAAATAAAATTCATTTATATCGTCTAAATTATCTACAATTGAATCAAATGAGTAAGTATTATCTTTATTTTTTACATAAAATGATATAAAAGATTTATTTTGAGGCAATCTTATAGAGAATGCTATATAGTTATTTGGACCATTTTCTAAATTTTTATGAATATCGAGTTGCATATAATCTATATATCTTATAAAATCTTCTTTATTAGTATCTTTTAAAATCTGAACAATCAAATTATAATTATCGTTATTAGATAGGGATTCTATAATATCTGAATGGATATTATTTTTAGAAGAACTTACGTCGAGTATTAAAAGCAGTGAAACTAATACATTTATTATAAGTATATAAAATAGAAAGTTAATTAATTTTTTCAAAGCATCACCCCTATTTGTATAATCGATATTAAATTATATTCTTGCACATGAAAAAAATTACACAAGGAGATATTTAAAGCATGAACAAAAATTTTAAAACTAGAACAGGTCTTATAATCGGAAATGAAGGAATTGAAAAATTACAAAATTCAAATGTAATTGTATTTGGAGTTGGAGGAGTAGGAAGTTTTGCTGCAGAGGCTATAGCTAGAGCCGGTGTAGGCAAGATGACTATTGTAGACTTTGATGATGTAGACATAACTAATATAAATAGACAAATACCAGCACTTCACTCAACTGTAGGAAAATATAAGGTTGATGTTATGAAAGATAGAATTTTAGATATAAACCCAAATATAGATATAAAAGCAATAAGAGCAAAATATACAGCTGAAAATAGTGAAGAAATATTATGCGAAGAATATGATTATGTTATAGATGCTATAGACATGGTTACTTCTAAAATTCATTTGATAGAAACTTGTGTTAAAAAGAATTTTAATATAATAAGTTCTATGGGTATGGGAAATAAGTTAGATCCTACAAAAATAGTAGTTACGGATATATATAAAACTCAAATGTGCCCCCTTGCTAAAGTTATGAGAAAAGAATTAAGAGATAGAAAGATAAAAAAATTAAAGGTTGTTTATTCAACAGAACAACCTGTAGAGTTAAAAGAAAAAATTATGAATGGAAAGAAAATAACTCCAGGAAGTATATCGTTTGTACCTTCAGTAGGGGGACTTACGATAGCGTCTGTAGTAGTAAATGATTTAATAAAGTAAACTAAAAAAGTGATTGTAGCTAAGTGCAAAGTGTCAAAAATTAATTCACCTTCATACAGGCTTTAAAATCTCGCCTGTAAATGGCGGTTGAATTAATCATTGACACTTTGATAAGGCTCAATCACTTTTTGTATTTACTTTACTATTTAGGTGGTGATGAGGTGGTTATGGTATTTCCGTCACTGTAAAAGGATAGGTGGCCTTGTTTATCAGTTCTGTATACTTTTGTGTTTGTTTTTGATAAATTAAGTAAAGTTTCTTTATGTGGATGTCCGTATTCATTATCATACCCACAAGATATAACTGCGACATCAGGAGTTATAGTGTTTATAAAATTTTCACCTGAAGAATTTTTACTACCATGATGAGCAACTTTTAAAAAATTTATATTACTTAAGTTAAAACTATTTAATATTTCTTGTTCATTTTCTAATGTGCAGTCACCTGTAAATAAAAATGATTTTTTACCATAGTCTAATTTGAAGACGATAGAGTTTGAATTATTATCTAAATGGGTATAAGAAGGATTTAAGACGGTTAATTTTATGTTATTGTCTAAACTTATGACATTTCCCTTTTCGAGGAATTGAGGATGAATATTTTTCATACTACAAGATTGAATTAGATTGTAATATGAATCGCTATTTACTTCTTTATTTGGAAGATAAACTTTGGAAATTTCAAATTTATCAATAACAGCATCTAAACTTCCTATATGGTCAGTATCTGGATGAGTAGCTATAACTAAATCTATATTTTTAACTTTTTTAGATTTTAAAAACTTTTTTATAATAAGAGAGCTATCTTCATCTCCTCCATCAACTAATATGTTAGTTTTATTTGGAGTTTGAATTAAGATACTGTCACCTTGACCTACATCTATTATATGTACTGATAGGAGCGTTTTTTTGCCACAACCAACCAAAAGTGTTATTATAATAAATGTTAAACATATGATTTTTTTCATTAAATACTCCAATCATTACCTGTTTATATTGAATAAATAAAGATAATATTAATAAATAAAAACATTATTTATTAGTTTAGACTTTAAACTTAAAATTAATTCAAATAAGCGGTAAAGTTGGGTATATAAATTAATATATAAGCATCAAAAGGAGAGTTATTTATGATTTTTAAAGAAATTGATATAAATGCATATGAGGAATTAAAACCTTTTTTCCATCATGTTGATTACGAAGCATGTGAATATTGTTTTACTACTTTATATATGTGGAGACATGTTTATAAAACTAGTTATTATGTAAATGATGATTTTGCATTAATTGTTGGAGAATATGAAGGAGATAGATTTTCAGTACTTCCATTAGCAAAAAAAGATAAAATACATGAAGCTTTAGAGTTTATGGTTGATTACTTTAAACATGAAGATCATCAAATTTATTTAAGAGCTGTTACAAAAGAAGTTGTTGAATTACTTCAAAAAGATTATCCAGGGAAGTTTAAATATATAGAAGAGAGAGATTACTTTGACTATGTATATGATGCTGAGGCTCTAAGAACATTAAAGGGAAGAAAGAATCAAAAGAAAAGAAATCATCTAAATTATTTCTTAAAAGAATATGAAGGAAGATTTGAATATAAGAAATTAGGAAAAAAAGAGTTTGGGGATTGTATAGAACTTTTAAGAGCTTGGGCTAGTAACAAAGCTGAACAAGGCGATGTAGATGATGGAATAGACGATGAATTTATAGGAATTAAAAAAATATTTGATAATTACGATGTATTAGAAGAAGAAGTTAAAGTAGCTGGAGTATATATAGATAATAAGTTAGAAGCATTTACTATAGGTGAATATATAAATGAGGATATGGCACTTATTCATATTGAAAAAGCTAATCCAGAAATCAGAGGGTTATACCAATATATAAATCAACAATTTTTAGTACATGAATTTGAAAATGTAGAGTTTGTAAATAGAGAAGAAGACCTAGGGATTGAAGGGCTTAGAAAAGCTAAGCTTTCATATCATCCATGCAAATTTGTAGAAAAGTATACGGTTATGGAGGCATAAAATGGATATAAGATATGCTAAGGGTGAAGATTTAGAGGACTTAAAAGATATTTGGAATTATTGCTTTGGAGATGAAGAATCATTTGTTGACTACTATTTTAACAATAAGTATAAGCCGGAAAATACTGTAATTGTTAAAGAAGACAACGAACTTAAATCTTCTCTTCAATTAAATCAATATAAAATAAAGTTAAATGAAAAAGTTTACGATACGTCATATGTAGTAGGCGTTTCTACGTTTCCAAATGCAAGAGGCAAAGGATACATGAAGGATATGATGGACTTTTCATTAAATGAACTTTATAAAAAAGGACAAGTAGTTTCGCTACTTATGCCTATAGACTATAGATTATATAAAAAGTATGGATATGAGCATTGTTATGATCAATTAGAATATAAACTTGACATAGATGGTTTAAAACAATTTAAAATAAATGGAGATTTTGAAAAAATAAATGAAAGTCATATAGATTATATGATTGATATTTATAACGAGTTTGTATCTAAATGTAATGGATATGTTGTTAGAGATAAATTTTATTATGAAAATTTATTTAAAGAAATAAAATGTGAAAATGGTCATATTTACATACATAAAGATAATGACTATGATGGATATATAATATATTTTCTTATGGGAGATACTATGTTTGTAAGAGAGATGTGTTATAAGAATATAAATTCTTTGAAGTCTATGTTAAAGTTTATTTTCAACCACAATACTCAATGCAAAAATATAAAAGTAATGTCTCCTATTACAGATAGTATAAGATTTATATTATCAAACTTAAAGGATAATGAGATAAGTTTAAAACCGTTTATGATGGGAAGAGTTATAAATGTTGAGGACTTTTTAAATGAAATTTATATAGAACATAAGGATTTAGATAGTGTATATATAAAAATTGATGATAATCAAATAAAAGAAAATGATAATGTTTTTGAAGTTAAGATTTTAAATAATAGAATAGTAGCTAAAAAAAGCAATAGTGAAGCTGACTTTAAATTGAGTATAAATAATTTCAGTCAAATGGCTTTTGAGTATACTGATATAAATCAAATTTTATTTGTAGAAAATATTGAGGTAACAGATAAAAATAAAAAAGCAATAGACTTACTAAATTCTATATTTGATAAAAAAGAAAATTATATAAATGAATATGTATAAGGAAAAAGTGTTTACTTTTTCCTTTTTTGATTTAAAAAATCTTATATGTACATAATTTAGAAAAGTATGTCTAGGAGATTTTTTATGAGAAGGCCAATATTTATAACGTTTTGTATAATGATAAGTATAAGCTTTATTGTTACAAGTTTTTATACAAATGAAGATTATAAAAATGATAAAAATTGTACTATAGAAATGGAAGGGCTAGTTAAAAATAAAGTAAATAAAAATAATTATGTCCAATACCAGATTGAAGATTATTTAATAAATGATTATTCTAATAAAATAGATATAAAGCCAGGTCAAATTATAAGCTTTAAAGGGGCGTTAAAAAAACATGAAAACTTTAAGGATGAAAAATTTGATTATAGTAGGTATCTAAAAAGCAAAGGGTATAAAGGGATTGTAGAAATAAATGATTATAAAATTATTGGAGATAATTTTATTTATATCAAATTGTTTAAAATAAAAGATAAAATAAGTAAAACAATAAAGTATTTATATAAAGACAAATCTAAATTTATAAATTCAATAATTTTAGGTGAAAAAGAAGGGATAGATTCAGAAGTAAATGAAATTTTTTCTAAAACTGGAGTAAGTCATATTTTAGCTTTATCAGGACTTCATGTAAGCATACTTATAACTATAATTGGATTTAGCTTTGGGAAAATAAACAATTTGCTTAAATTTGCTTTTTTAGCTTTTATACTGTGGAGCTACAGTATTATGGTTGGACAATCTCCGTCCATAATAAGAGCTATAGTTTGCAGCTTGATATCTTATTTGGCAATTTTTGTAGAAAAAAGGTCAGATAGTATAAATAACCTGTCTATTGTAGGTATTTCCTTAATAATAAATAATCCTTATGTGATTTATAATATAAGTTTCCAATTGTCTTTTCTTGCAACATTGTCTATAATATACTTCTATGGTTATATAAATGGAAAAATAAAAGTTAAGACCGTATCTCTTACTTTAGCGGCTAATATATTAACATCTCCAATAGTATATTTATATTTTAAAAATATATCTATTGTATGTATAGTTAGTAATATAGTAGTTGTACCACTTTTAAGTATAATTATATACATTAGCATTTTAAGTGCTATAGTATTGCCGTTTAGTTTAATTTTAACTAAAATAATGGTTGGGATTAACACAAGTATAATTGATTTTATATATATGACATTAGAATTTTTATATAATATAAATGGAAGCTTTATTGAATTTGAAAATTCTAATGAAATTTTAGTTATTGTATATTACATTTTAGTAGGAATTTTTATGATATATAAAGAAATAAAAACGATAAAGGAGCAAAGAAATGAATTACAAGGATATCATCAAGAGCATGAACAACAACGAATTTAAAAATGTATATCTTTTTTATGGAAGAGAGTTTTATTTAATAGAAAATGTAATCAAAACTTGTAAAAAAAGTTTGAATGAAAGTATGATAGATTTTAACCTAGATATCCTTGATGGAAAAGAACTGACATTAGATCAAATTTTAAGCAATGCAGAAACACTTCCATTTATGGATGAGAGGAAAATTTTAATAATAAAAGATTTTGAATTACTAAAGGGAAAGAAAAAAAACTTTTCAGATAGTGATGAAAGTGAGCTTATAGAATATATTGAAAAAGTACCTAGCACAACGGTTATAGTTTTCTTAGTTTATGGAGATGTAGATAAAAGAAAAAGTTTAGTTAAAAAAATCAACAAAGTTGGAATAGTTAATCATTGCGATAAGTTAAGTGATATGGATTTATTCAAATGGGTAAAGAATAGATTCAAGCAAAATGAAGTATATATAAATGATTCTGAAATCATGTATTTTATAGAGCAAGAAGGATATAGAGATAAAAACAGTGAAAAGACATTATCTGATTTACAAAACGAAATAAATAAAATAGCTTCATTTGTAGGCAAAGGAAATAATGTAACAAAAGCTATTATTGATAAATTATCTCAAAAGAAAGTTGAAAATGATATATTTAAACTAATTGATGAGATTGGAAATAAAAATTCATCACATGCAATGAAAATAGTAACGGATATGATTTTAGAAGGGGAATCTGTTCTTGGTATATTTGCTATGGTTTCAAAGCAATTTAAATTAGTAATGCAGGCAAGGCAATTACAAAACCAAGGGTATTCATCTAAAGTTATAGCTGAAAAACTATCAGCACATCCATTTGTAGTTACTAAGGCTTTAAAACAGGGGAGACTATTTGCTGATGAAGCTGTAGTTGATATGTTAAATTTTATATTAGAAAGTGATTTTAAAATAAAGAATGGACTAATGAAAGATAATTTAGCGGTAGAGATACTTGTAAGCAAGTATTGTCAATAAGGAATTGTTCAAAAGATTTAATATGTAGTTAGTTTTAGTATTGTTTAAAAATTTATCCATATGAAACTTTGAAGATAATTAAAGTATAGGGTAAATTCTTAAATAATACTTAACTAGTTTACTATTAATCTAGAATTTGAATAATTCCTTATTTTTTATGCTTAAGGAAATTATACTTAATTAAATTTTGTTGGTAACTTATGTAACATAGTGATACCAATGTTTTGGTGAAAGTAAAAAATGACATCTTGAGCAACGGACGGAGTCGTTGGCGACATGAGAGAAGCAAATTTTTTATATGTAGTTTTAAATAAACAGAAAAAGACCCTTGATTAAAATCAAGGGTCAATATCTATTTTAAACGGGAATTAAGCGTTCATTCCGTTTAACTTTTGAGCTAACTTAGCTACTTTTCTAGCTGCAGCGTTCTTGTGTATAGTTCCTTTAGAAGCTACTTGAGATATTCTCTTTTGAGCGTATTGGAATCTAGCAGCAGCCTCTTCTCTGTTTCCTGCAGTAACAGCTTCTTCGAACTTTCTTATTGCAGTTTTTATTTGAGATTTTCTAGCTCTGTTTAAAGCAGTTTTCTTCTCGATAACTTTTATTCTTTTCTTTGCTGATTTTATGTTTGCCATCTGGTTCACCCCCTCGTGAGTAGTTTATATTATTCATCGTCAACATATTAGATTTTAACAGAAATAAATCTAAAAATCAAGGATAATTATTATTAACTTTTTTAATATCTTTCCATTTGACTTTTTAGATTATAACCCAAATCAAAATATTTTACAACCTACAAATTAATTATTCTAAAAAAAATTAAATTAAATTTATTTGGTTATAAAATTATAAAATTTGTTAACAATGTTTAGTATGATTAAATTTAAACTTTTAAAATGGAGGAAGTTTTATGATAAGTTTAAGAACTGATTTAGCTCTAGAAGCTAGAGAAATATATGAACAAGGTAATGATGGAAGTAATATACCTGGAGTTAAAATAGATACAAAAGAATTAGATGATTGTATTGTAACTAAAGTTGAAGTATTAGATGAACAAGGCTCTCAAATTATGAACAAGGGGATAGGGATTTACACGACTATAGAAAGTAAGTTAATGAAATATGATGATGATGAATCTAGAGAGCAGGTAACTGAATATTTAAAAGATGAACTAATAGATATACTTGGAACTGATAAAACTAAAAAGACATTAGTTATAGGGCTTGGTAACTGGAATATAACATCAGATGCATTAGGACCGAAAGCTGTTTCTAAAACTCTAGTAACTAGACATATATTTAAAAACTACAACAAAGAATATGATGATGATTTTACAGAAGTTGCAGGTCTTAGTCCTGGGGTAATGGGAATTACAGGTATAGAGACAAGCGAGATTGTAAAATCAATAGTTGATATGATAAAGCCTGATAGAGTTATAGCAATAGATGCCTTAGCTTCAAGAAAAATGGAGAGAGTAAACTCTACGATACAAATTTCAACAGCTGGAATTTCACCTGGAGGAGGGGTTGGTAATAAACGAAAAGCATTAAATAAAGACTATTTAGGGGTAGATGTAATAGCGATAGGAGTTCCAACAGTAGTTGATGCTGCAACATTAACTAGTGATGTACTTGACCTTGCAATTGATAATCTTATGGAACAATCCAAAGAAAGCAAAGATTTTTACAACATGCTAAAACAGTTAAAAGAAGAAGAAAAATATCATTTTATAAGAGAATCATTAGAACCATATGATAAGAATTTAATAGTTACACCAAAAGATATAGATGATACGATTGAAAATCTAGCAGTAATAATAAGCGAAGGCTTAAATAGATCGCTTCATCCTGGGAGAATTGTAAATTAAGGAGGATATAATATGAGAAGAAAAGTTGCTAGTTTGAGCATTTTAACCTGTGTTATATGTGGGTTATGTTTTAAAACATCGTATGCACTAAATGAAGATGAGTTTTTAAAATTTCTTATAAATACAAGTTATCCAGAGACTAAGGTAGATACACCTAAATCTGAAAATGAAAAGGAAGCAAGTAAAGCGGAAAATAAATCAGAAAAAAAATCTACAAATAAAGAAGATGAATTTGTAAAGATGTATGTAGGAGAAGAAAATGTTCCTAAAGTTGAGGATTCATCCAAAAAAGAAAAAACTACAGAGACGGCATCTACAAGTAGCAAATATGTAGATAATGTATTAGCGACAAAAGATCAACCTCAAATTCTTATATATCATACTCATGGAGGAGAAACTTATGTAAATTCTCCAACTGGAAATTATCACTCTTATGATAAAGAAAATGCTACCCTTGAAATTGGAGCACTTTTAACTCAAGAATTAGATAAAAGAGGAAGATCTGTAGTTCACAATACTACTTACCATGATATGCCGGAGTTTACAGGTGCATATAGTAGAAGTTTAAAAACTATAGAAACAATGAAGGCAAAATATAAAAGCATTGATGTAATAATAGATTTACATAGAGATGGTAGAGATATAGCAAGTGAAAAAGCTAAGAAAGATTTCCATGATGCATGTACAACTAAAATAAATGGAGAAAATGTTGCTAAATTTTTATTTGTTGTAGGTGAAAAGAGTGAGAACTATTCTAACAATTTACAATTAGCAAAAGAAATTACAGCATTTGCTGAAAGTAAATACCCAGGAATAACAAGACCAGTAGTTAAAAAGCCAAAAGCAAAATTCAATCAATATAAGTCAGATAAGCCATTGTTACTAGAAGTAGGAGGAAATGCAAACACTATAGAAGAAGCACAAGCATCAGTTAAATATATTGCAGAAGTAATAGATGAATTTTTAAAAGAAAAAGGTATGTAGGATAAAACTATGAGCCGAATAGAACGTAAAAAAGAGGAAAAGATTAAAAAGCTATCTAGAAGGCCTATATATAGAGGAATGTTTATATTAACTATGGTTTGTGTAATAAGTGTATGCATATTTTTAGTGGATAAAGAGGCTACACTTATGATAGGAAAGATAGATAAGTACAACATAGAAGTTTTTATAGAAAACTTAAATGGTTCATTTATGAAAACTGTAAAAGATGTAGAAGAAAAAATAAGCAAACTTAATAATTTAAGATAAATTAGGGTTATCGATACGATAGCCCTAATATTATTTTAAGAACCTTTGTTTAAATTGTTGTATCAATATTTACATAATTGCGGATATATTATAAAATAAAAGTTATGATAATAATAAAAAGGAGGAATAAAAGGTGGACAGCAAACAAAGTAGAACGAGAAATTTTAGTATAATAGCGCATATAGACCATGGAAAGTCTACCTTAGCAGATAGATTAATTCAACATACAGGACTTGTTAGTGAAAGAGAGATGAAAGATCAGTTATTAGATAACATGGATCTTGAAAGAGAAAGAGGAATCACTATAAAGCTTCAAAATATTAGATTAGTTTATAAGGCTAAGGACGGACAAGAGTATTACTTAAACTTAATAGATACTCCAGGACATGTAGACTTCAACTATGAGGTTTCAAGAAGTTTAGCAGCTTGTGAAGGGGCATTACTTGTAGTAGATGCAGCTCAAGGTGTTGAAGCTCAGACATTAGCAAATGTTTATCTAGCAATAGATCAAGATTTAGAAATATTACCAGTTATAAATAAAATAGATTTACCAAGTGCAAGACCAGATGAAATAAAAACAGAAATAGAAGATATAATAGGGCTTGATGCAAGTGAAGCTCCACTTATATCAGCTAAAAGTGGATTAAACATAGAAGATGTACTAGAAGCTATAGTTAAAAATGTTCCAGCACCACAAGGTGATAAAGAAGCTCCTTTAAAAGCATTAATATTTGACTCATATTATGATGCATATAAAGGGGTTGTAGCATACGTTAGAGTATATGAGGGAACAGTTAAAAAAGGTATGACTATAAAAATGATGAACACTAATAAAAAGTTTGAAGTAACTGAAGTTGGTGTTATGGCTCCAGGACAAAGAGAGTTAGATGAGTTAAGTGCTGGAGATGTTGGATACATTGCAGCTAGTATAAAAGATATAAGAAGTTGTTGTGTCGGAGATACAATAACTGATGCTAACAACCCAACTGAAAATTCAATGCCAGGATATAAAAAGGCTACTCCAATGGTTTATTGTGGTATATACCCAGGTGAAGGAGAAAAGTACGAAAACGTAAGAGATGCTTTAGAGAAGCTACAAGTTAATGATGCAGCTCTTGAATTTGAAGCTGAAAGTTCAGCAGCATTAGGATTTGGATTTAGATGTGGATTCTTAGGACTATTACATATGGAGATAATCCAGGAGAGATTAGAAAGAGAATTCGATTTAGACATAATAACTACAGCACCATCTGTTATATATAAAGTAACAAAAACTGATGGGGAATTAGTTATGGTACAAAATCCAGCTAACTTACCAGAACGTGATGAGATACAAATGATAGAAGAGCCGATGGTAAAAGGTGACATAATAGTTCCTAAAGACTATGTAGGTACAGTTATGGAACTTTGCCAAGAGAGACGTGGAGATATGATAAATATGGAATACATAGATGAAAAAAGAGTAATGCTTCACTATGATCTTCCACTTAATGAAGTTGTTTATGATTTCTTCGATGCTCTAAAGTCTAGAACAAGAGGATATGGATCATTAGATTACGAGTTAAAGGATTATGTTCCTTCTAAGCTTGTAAAATTAGATATATTAATAAACAAAGAACAAGTTGACGCACTTAGCTTTATAGTTCATGAAAGTAAAGCTTACTCAAGAGGGAAGTCAATGTGTGAAAAATTAAAAGGTGAAATACCTAGACATCAATTCCCAGTACCTATACAAGCTGCAGTTGGTAATAAGGTAATGGCTAGAGAAACTATAAGTGCACTTAGAAAAGACGTTCTTGCTAAGTGTTACGGTGGAGATATATCACGTAAAAAGAAACTTCTTGAAAAACAAAAAGAAGGTAAGAAACGTATGAGACAAATTGGATCTGTAGAAGTTCCACAAAAAGCGTTCATGTCTGTATTAAAATTAGATAGCTAATTATTATAAAATGAAGGGAATTTTCCCTTCATTTTTTTTGTAGAAATAATCAAAAAATGTAGAAAATTTAGTATAAAAACTAACCAAAATTTAATAAAATAATGAGGTAATGGTTATCCTAAATTATAAAATAAATAAATTTATTTAAACTACCGTAAAAAAAAAAATAAAAGTGTCGAAATGTATTGTTATTTATAAAAAAATGTAGTAATATTCATATTGGACATTTTAATAAAGCAAAAATATAAGGAGGAAAACGATGAGCAACAAGGGACTTCAAAAAACTTTAGGTTTTTCGGCAGCGCTTTCTACAGTTGTTGGTATGGTTATAGGTGGAGGGGTATTCTTTAAACCTCAAGCTATATATTCAGCAACAGGTGGAGCACCAGGATTAGGTATGTTAGCATGGGTTATAGCTGGTGTTATAACAATAGCAGCTGGACTTACAGCAGCAGAGGTATCTGCAGCAATACCAAAAACTGGTGGTATGATGATATATATCAAAGAGATATATGGAGACAGATTAGGATTTTTAACAGGGTGGATGCAAGCGGTATTATTCTTCCCGGCGACAGCGGCAGCATTAGGTGTAATATTTGCTCAACAAGCAGCTACTTTAATAGGTCAAAGTGAGACTAATATGGCAGTTGTATTACCAATAGCATTAGGAATTATATTATTTTTAGCAGTTTTAAACACAGTAGGATCTAAATTAGGTGGAACAATACAAACTGTAGCAACTATATGTAAATTAATACCATTAGCTGTTATAATAGTATTCGGATTTATAAATGGATCAGGAGATAACTCAATAACAACTCCATTCATAGGTGAAAACTTATCTATGGGAGCTGT
The nucleotide sequence above comes from Paraclostridium bifermentans. Encoded proteins:
- the lepA gene encoding translation elongation factor 4 encodes the protein MDSKQSRTRNFSIIAHIDHGKSTLADRLIQHTGLVSEREMKDQLLDNMDLERERGITIKLQNIRLVYKAKDGQEYYLNLIDTPGHVDFNYEVSRSLAACEGALLVVDAAQGVEAQTLANVYLAIDQDLEILPVINKIDLPSARPDEIKTEIEDIIGLDASEAPLISAKSGLNIEDVLEAIVKNVPAPQGDKEAPLKALIFDSYYDAYKGVVAYVRVYEGTVKKGMTIKMMNTNKKFEVTEVGVMAPGQRELDELSAGDVGYIAASIKDIRSCCVGDTITDANNPTENSMPGYKKATPMVYCGIYPGEGEKYENVRDALEKLQVNDAALEFEAESSAALGFGFRCGFLGLLHMEIIQERLEREFDLDIITTAPSVIYKVTKTDGELVMVQNPANLPERDEIQMIEEPMVKGDIIVPKDYVGTVMELCQERRGDMINMEYIDEKRVMLHYDLPLNEVVYDFFDALKSRTRGYGSLDYELKDYVPSKLVKLDILINKEQVDALSFIVHESKAYSRGKSMCEKLKGEIPRHQFPVPIQAAVGNKVMARETISALRKDVLAKCYGGDISRKKKLLEKQKEGKKRMRQIGSVEVPQKAFMSVLKLDS